The Persephonella hydrogeniphila genome has a window encoding:
- a CDS encoding CvpA family protein, protein MIDFILLILLLYLILVGAYRGFVELFIKSVGAFAGIFLGLRFSKDLSTFLSPYFKTSPIILDFLSFSLVVITFFSLSFILYFFVKSFLYRKKKFSLWDRLIGAFGGVAIFFVVVLLVSYYSGKNKLIYDLTNNSKIISFFQR, encoded by the coding sequence GTTGGAGCTTATAGGGGATTTGTTGAGCTATTTATAAAATCTGTAGGTGCTTTTGCAGGTATATTTTTAGGTCTGAGATTTTCTAAAGACCTGTCAACTTTTCTTTCCCCGTATTTTAAAACCTCACCTATTATTTTAGATTTTCTCTCTTTTTCCCTCGTCGTAATAACATTTTTTAGTTTATCCTTTATCTTATATTTTTTTGTAAAAAGTTTTCTGTATAGGAAAAAAAAGTTTTCCTTGTGGGATAGGCTGATAGGTGCTTTTGGAGGGGTTGCTATATTTTTTGTTGTAGTTCTGCTTGTCTCGTACTACTCAGGGAAAAATAAATTAATTTATGATCTGACAAATAACTCTAAAATAATCTCCTTTTTCCAGAGATGA